Proteins from a genomic interval of Trichoderma breve strain T069 chromosome 2, whole genome shotgun sequence:
- a CDS encoding aminotransferase class-III domain-containing protein — protein MPVSKTSREELYVPFLSPPQNLKQTATTAPSSSVNDGDTPALLHRSLVTRPHLVDHADGSYLYLADGRYILDACGGAAVAVIGHGNAEVIAATAAQMQRTSYIHTGAYTTTAAEDLAEFILECGTSVSGSDSYFDHGLTRAFFVGSGSEANESAMKIARQYFFERGELQRQHYVSRRQAYHGNTFGSMSVSSVLGRRVPYEDVLLPNVTFVNPAFEYHYRHNNETEEEYAERLIHELEAHFLEIGPEKIISFIVEPVVGATSGCVTAPKSYFSGVRSLCDKYGILLHFDEVMCGVGRTGSYFAFEQEDGGVLPDIVTIGKGLGGTSVFNHGHTFQAHPTACSAALAVQKIIRREGLVSRCADLGTRFGQRLRTEFGCCKYIGDVRGRGLFWALEFVQDKDTKTPFEPSVGFGAQIHQLAFDLGMAVYPCVGTVDGVVGDHILLAPPFNISDDELDIIISTLRRAYHEVELHYDNAMRGKVAV, from the exons ATGCCCGTCTCCAAGACATCAAGAGAGGAATTATATGTTCCATTCCTTTCACCACCTCAAAATTTGAAGCAGACTGCAACGACtgccccctcctcctctgttAACGACGGAGACACCCCTGCCTTGCTCCATCGATCACTAGTTACTCGCCCTCATTTGGTTGATCATGCCGATGGCAGTTACCTCTATCTCGCTGATGGCCGCTATATTCTCGATGCTTGTGGAGGAGCAGCCGTAGCTGTCATTGGTCATGGCAATGCCGAAGTAATCGCAGCTACTGCAGCTCAGATGCAACGAACAAGCTATATCCACACAGGCGCGTATACAACAACGGCAGCTGAAGATTTGGCCGAATTTATTCTCGAATGCGGCACTTCTGTCAGCGGCAGCGACAGCTACTTTGATCACGGCTTGACTAGGGCCTTTTTTGTAGGCAGCGGCAGTGAAGCAAACGAATCAGCTATGAAGATCGCGCGGCAGTACTTCTTTGAAAGAGGCGAACTACAGCGACAGCATTACGTCTCGCGCCGACAGGCATACCATGGGAACACATTTGGTTCCATGTCCGTCTCATCAGTTCTAGGACGCCGAGTACCTTATGAAGACGTTCTTCTGCCGAATGTAACATTTGTCAATCCCGCATTTGAGTATCACTATCGCCACAACAATgagacagaagaagaatatgcAGAGAGATTAATCCATGAGCTGGAGGCCCATTTCTTGGAGATTGGACCTGAGAAGATTATCTCTTTCAT AGTTGAGCCGGTAGTCGGTGCAACATCTGGCTGTGTCACAGCCCCCAAGAGTTACTTCAGTGGTGTTCGTTCACTTTGCGACAAGTATGGTATCTTGCTACATTTTGATGAGGTCATGTGTGGTGTAGGCCGTACAGGATCATATTTTGCCTTTGAACAGGAAGATGGTGGCGTCTTGCCTGACATCGTTACCATCGGCAAAGGATTGGGTG GTACATCCGTGTTCAATCATGGGCACACGTTCCAGGCGCATCCGACGGCATGTTCAGCAGCACTTGCTGTACAGAAAATTATCCGAAGGGAGGGGCTGGTATCCAGATGCGCTGACTTGGGCACCAGATTTGGACAGCGTCTGCGTACTGAGTTCGGGTGCTGCAAGTACATAGGTGATGTCCGTGGCCGCGGCCTGTTCTGGGCGCTTGAGTTTGTCCAAGATAAGGACACAAAAACTCCGTTTGAGCCATCAGTTGGATTTGGGGCCCAGATCCATCAATTGGCATTCGATTTGGGTATGGCGGTATATCCCTGTGTGGGAACAGtggatggtgttgttggagaTCATATTCTTCTTGCTCCCCCGTTCAATATCTCGGACGATGAGCTCGATATCATTATCTCGACACTTCGGCGCGCTTATCATGAGGTTGAGTTGCACTATGACAATGCAATGAGAGGAAAAGTGGCAGTTTAA
- a CDS encoding fungal specific transcription factor domain-containing protein, with product MYEWGCGKTYKAWADSGMAIRSAQLLSALPKQRDITELQSEILNRTFWACFVMDRLVFCGKPQPLALPLHSVDVHWPIGQRDFAFGQTTSRIYPNVEQGKIIDHAKYHDLDRVYTLIVQGYDVWSKILHWIAGGGRRRPSTRQQIVCPWELGSIWLSLYDELQEWRGRHESSIRFPDTALEVHASLGQAHSFAYLNLIYHLCRLFLGREYIPFLPTPTSQPSGPVDPPLLAQEAPSGWWEERSYELFASSAHITDILRRLDAAATPFFTPFSGFCAFSAATMNAYVLYFPRMNLGRSTTAAADFNADRAYLDRFRTQWAIGARWWTAIETIQRLFERAGRDQAKFIGKTRTDFLALEAIINHSASSFPSEVETDTHMEPQDHPRDLPATPRSNTVNEGHATLAGSHSISEVMSVRNSTQFQQQIQPQLDTMLYYDGNGNEWNAIWPLWEDQIGVSFAPEHAPWDYAADSASML from the exons ATGTATGAGTGGGGATGTGGTAAGACATATAAGGCATGGGCAGATAGTG GAATGGCTATAAGATCCGCCCAGCTACTCAGTGCCCTTCCAAAGCAACGCGACATCACGGAACTGCAGAGTGAAATTCTGAACCGCACATTTTGGGCTTGCTTTGTCATGGACAGGCTCGTCTTCTGTGGGAAACCTCAGCCACTGGCTCTTCCCCTTCATTCAGTGGATGTACACTGGCCTATTGGACAGCGAGACTTTGCATTCGGCCAAACGACATCTCGTATCTACCCAAACGTTGAGCAAGGCAAAATTATTGATCATGCCAAGTATCATGACTTGGACAGAGTGTATACCCTGATTGTTCAAGGGTATGATGTTTGGTCCAAGATCCTGCATTGGATAGCCGGTGGTGGCCGTCGACGACCGTCTACTCGCCAGCAAATAGTATGCCCGTGGGAGCTTGGCTCCATCTGGCTTTCTCTATACGATGAATTGCAGGAGTGGCGGGGCAGGCATGAAAGTAGTATCCGATTTCCAGATACAGCGTTAGAAGTTCATGCAAGTCTTGGACAGGCACATTCTTTCGCGTATCTCAATCTGATATATCATCTCTG CCGATTGTTTCTGGGACGTGAATACATCCCTTTTCTTCCGACGCCCACGTCCCAACCTTCAGGGCCGGTAGATCCGCCCCTTTTGGCGCAGGAGGCACCTTCGGGATGGTGGGAAGAAAGATCATATGAGCTGTTCGCATCTTCCGCACACATAACCGATATCCTTCGCCGGTTAGATGCTGCAGCGACGCCCTTTTTCACACCCTTCTCAGGCTTTTGTGCCTTCTCAGCCGCAACTATGAATGCATACGTCTTGTACTTCCCCCGAATGAACCTGGGTCGAAGTACGACAGCTGCGGCAGACTTCAACGCCGACAGAGCGTATCTTGACCGATTTCGTACACAGTGGGCAATAGGAGCTCGTTGGTGGACGGCCATAGAGACCATCCAGCGTCTATTCGAACGGGCCGGTCGTGACCAGGCCAAATTTATTGGCAAAACTCGCACAGACTTTTTAGCATTAGAGGCGATCATAAACCACAGTGCATCCAGCTTCCCCTCAGAGGTGGAAACTGATACTCATATGGAGCCTCAAGATCACCCGAGAGATTTACCAGCGACCCCTAGGTCTAATACTGTCAACGAAGGGCATGCGACTCTTGCCGGGAGCCATTCTATTTCTGAAGTGATGAGCGTTCGAAACTCGACACAGTTTCAGCAGCAGATACAGCCGCAGCTTGACACAATGTTATACTATGATGGTAATGGCAACGAGTGGAATGCCATCTGGCCTTTATGGGAGGATCAAATAGGCGTCTCTTTTGCACCAGAACATGCTCCGTGGGATTACGCTGCGGATTCAGCGTCAATGTTGTGA
- a CDS encoding peptidase family s58 domain-containing protein: MIVPTGESTKPRIRDLGYAPGRFPPGPQNSILDVDGVQVGQVTIHEERGIHTGVTVILPRGPEETALSPCYAATHGLNAAGEMTGAHMIYEWGHLACPIAITNTVSIGKVYDALFLWCMEQSRKRGENDLEALRRFTIPVVAETFDGYLNDICASVIDRDVVNKAIAAAQHQPKVLEGNHGGGTAMICSGYKGGTGTSSRVVPGPQKNYTLGVVVQANHGGRPDLRIADVPVGRLLMEEDRKRSAGEAEKKEEAPEGGKAMEGSVIVVIATDAPLLPHQLKRLAQHAGMGVAQVSGHSAGRNFSGEIFLAFSTGTSPNKLAEASNGMSYLPPVETQGVDTDFKEEQLKPYRWTEYKLY, from the exons ATGATTGTCCCAACTGGAGAGTCAACGAAGCCTCGAATTCGAGATCTAGGCTATGCGCCGGGAAGGTTCCCACCAGGGCCCCAGAATTCTATCTTGGACGTTGATG GTGTACAAGTTGGTCAAGTTACCATTCACGAGGAGCGCGGCATTCACACAGGAGTCACGGTCATCTTGCCCCGTGGCCCTGAAGAAACAGCTCTGTCGCCATGTTATGCGGCTACCCATGGCCTGAATGCAGCTGGTGAAATGACAGGCGCCCATATGATTTACGAATGGGGCCACCTTGCTTGT CCAATTGCAATCACAAATACTGTTAGTATTGGCAAAGTTTACGATGCATTATTCCTATGGTGCATGGAGCAATCtcggaagagaggagagaacGACTTAGAGGCTTTGCGCCGGTTTACGATCCCAGTTGTAGCAGAAACGTTTGATGGATATCTTAACGACATTTGCGCGTCAGTAATAGACAGGGATGTAGTTAACAAGGCAATAGCTGCAGCGCAACATCAGCCAAAAGTTCTTGAGGGCAATCACGGCGGGGGCACTGCTATGATTTGTTCAGGTTATAAGGGAGGCACAGGCACTAGCTCGCGTGTCGTTCCTGGCCCACAAAAGAACTATACTCTCGGTGTTGTTGTACAGGCCAATCACGGCGGACGGCCAGATCTACGAATAGCCGATGTCCCAGTCGGAAGGCTTTTGATGGAAGAGGATCGTAAGAGGTCAGCTGGTGAagccgagaagaaggaagaggctcCAGAAGGGGGGAAAGCTATGGAAGGCA GTGTCATTGTAGTTATTGC AACGGATGCACCATTGCTTCCACACCAACTGAAGAGACTCGCCCAACATGCTGGAATGGGTGTAGCTCAG GTCAGTGGCCACTCAGCTGGACGAAACTTTTCTGGCgaaatcttcttggccttctctACGGGAACATCACCGAATAAGTTGGCCGAAGCATCGAATGGAATGTCCTATCTGCCACCCGTGGAGACACAGGGAGTCGACACT GATTTCAAGGAAGAACAATTGAAGCCCTACCGCTGGACAGAGTACAAGCTTTATTGA
- a CDS encoding glycosyl hydrolases family 2 domain-containing protein — protein MRLISSIATVGRTVAVFAQLAAAGKNVIDLSKQKWTLTSPNFNNISVPGKVPSHAHVDLYEANIISDPLIELNDFNLRWIGNNNWTYTSEIEGLYLVFNGLDTYAAVEFCGEHVGNADNQFRQWVFDISEVLASCTAAQPQLTVKFGATPNISAAIAKEPGQETWPNGINEVYEIPNRWFVRKEQSDFGWDWGPAFVPVGIWQPAYLVQLAGPSAVYVKNSAFDLYRKGQLNNLPPDQTADWIFNASIDTVGTIPEGAQMRYTIIDSDSHDEVSCGNFSNVSNGGDVVTGITTLDASKYELWWPNGLGPQKLYNMSVEVTFEGKTIASVNKRMGFRTIVLNMEPISDLELSQGIINGSNFHFEINGNVFYAKGSNFVPPDPFWPRVTVEHIHEILSDVVDANQNMLRVWSSGAYSPDFMYDLADEMGILLWCEFEFSVSLYPVAPAFLENVRQEAVYQVRRANHHPSLALWAGGNEMEKDELPAVRSQAPSQYERYLSEYLELFLNTLLPTVTNNGYLELNFSLPIPFVDRLYNTTPGYLYGDSDFYDYNAADAFNINKYVLGRFANEFGFHSMPSLETWREAIPEDQLHFNSTMTVLRNHHYPPGSLTTNNTADPLRGMGEMTLGVTLWYPTPAKTDSVANFAAWCHATQIFQADFYHTKIQYYRAGSGMPQRQLGSLYWQLNDIWQAPTWSSREYDGRWKVNFYATKDIFQPVIIAPVYNVTTGILEMYVVSDLWSDVSGEASWEWLGYDGSPVGSSDASVKSQQFTVGPVNSTVLARLNITALTSSGNLPAANAVLIANITATGTPPNSQGTKTYSHSNYFTATPLSKSELIDPGLTIRQDGNAFTVTAEKGVSAFTWIALDPSDAGAIVTFDDNGFWLRQGQSKTVGYSVRGASAGWESRVTVQSIWNDTLSS, from the exons ATGAGGCTCATTTCGTCCATAGCGACGGTGGGAAGGACGGTGGCAGTGTTTGCGCAGCttgctgcagcaggaaaGAATGTCATTGATCTCTCCAAACAAAAATGGACACTCACAAGCCCCAATTTCAACAATATTTCAGTCCCTGGAAAAGTGCCATCGCATGCCCATGTTGACCTCTATGAGGCGAATATCATCAGCGACCC TTTAATTGAACTCAACGATTTCAACCTTCGTTGGATCGGCAACAATAACTGGACCTACACTAGCGAGATTGAAGGCCT CTATCTTGTCTTCAACGGCCTCGATACCTACGCTGCCGTCGAATTCTGCGGAGAGCATGTCGGTAATGCGGACAATCAGTTCCGACAGTGGGTTTTTGACATTTCCGAGGTCCTGGCATCATGCACGGCCGCTCAACCTCAGCTCACCGTCAAGTTTGGCGCCACTCCCAACATCTCGGCAGCCATAGCCAAAGAGCCCGGGCAGGAGACATGGCCAAATGGCATCAATGAGGTCTATGAGATTCCAAATAGGTGGTTTGTGCGAAAGGAGCAATCCGACTTTGGATG GGACTGGGGCCCTGCGTTTGTCCCGGTAGGAATTTGGCAGCCTGCATACCTCGTCCAACTTGCCGGACCGAGTGCTGTATATGTGAAAAACTCAGCTTTTGACCTATATCGAAAAGGCCAATTGAACAATCTGCCGCCAGATCAGACCGCTGACTGGATCTTTAACGCGAGCATTGACACTGTCGGAACTATTCCCGAGGGTGCGCAGATGAGATATACGATTATCGATTCAGATTCACATGACGAGGTGAGCTGTGGAAACTTCAGCAACGTATCGAATGGAGGCGACGTCGTCACCGGTATCACGACCCTTGATGCTTCCAAATACGAGCTATGGTGGCCCAATGGCCTCGGTCCGCAGAAGCTCTATAATATGAGTGTTGAGGTCACCTTTGAAGGGAAGACCATTGCCTCTGTCAATAAGCGAATGGGATTCAGAACAATCGTTCTCAACATGGAACCCATTAGCGACTTGGAGCTGTCGCAAGGCATCATCAACGGTAGCAACT TCCATTTTGAGATCAACGGCAACGTATTTTATGCCAAAGGCAGCAACTTTGTGCCCCCAGATCCATTTTGGCCTCGCGTCACGGTTGAGCATATCCATGAGATCCTCTCTGATGTAGTGGATGCCAACCAGAATATGCTGCGCGTGTGGTCGAGCGGAGCTTACTCTCCCGACTTCATGTACGATCTTGCTGATGAGATGGGCATCCTGCTGTGGTGCGAGTTTGAATTCAGTGTTTCCCTATACCCTGTCGCGCCGGCCTTCCTCGAGAATGTCCGACAAGAGGCTGTTTATCAGGTGCGAAGGGCGAATCACCACCCTTCTCTGGCTCTTTGGGCTGGAGGAAATGAAATGGAGAAAGATGAGCTGCCTGCCGTCAGGTCGCAAGCCCCATCTCAGTACGAGCGGTATTTGAGCGAGTACCTCGAGTTGTTCCTCAATACATTGCTTCCTACAGT CACCAACAATGGCTACCTTGAACTCAATTTCAGCCTACCCATTCCATTCGTGGATCGCCTTTACAACACCACGCCCGGATACCTCTACGGCGATAGCGATTTTTACGATTACAATGCAGCGGATGctttcaacatcaacaagtACGTCCTTGGTCGGTTTGCCAATGAGTTTGGCTTCCACTCCATGCCTAGCCTCGAGACATGGCGCGAGGCCATTCCCGAAGACCAACTTCACTTTAACTCAACCATGACTGTCTTGCGCAATCACCACTATCCGCCCGGCAGTCTCACCACCAACAATACTGCTGATCCTCTGAGGGGTATGGGCGAGATGACTCTTGGTGTTACGCTTTGGTACCCGACACCGGCCAAGACTGATTCTGTCGCCAACTTTGCTGCCTGGTGCCACGCTACCCAGATCTTTCAGGCTGACTTTTATCATACAAAGATTCAGTACTACCGCGCAGGATCGGGAATGCCTCAGAGGCAGCTTGGCTCGCTTTATTGGCAGCTTAATGATATCTGGCAGGCGCCGACATGGTCAAGCAGGGAGTATGATGGCCGGTGGAAGGTCAACTTTTATGCAACAAAAGACATCTTCCAACCAGTCATTATTGCCCCGGTATACAACGTCACTACGGGTATCTTGGAAATGTACGTCGTGTCGGACTTGTGGAGTGATGTTTCGGGAGAGGCAAGCTGGGAATGGCTCGGCTATGATGGAAGTCCAGTTGGTTCCTCTGATGCATCTGTGAAGTCGCAGCAGTTCACAGTCGGCCCCGTCAACTCTACTGTCTTGGCGAGGTTGAATATAACGGCACTTACAAGCAGCGGCAATCTTCCGGCCGCTAACGCAGTGTTGATTGCCAACATTACAGCGACAGGAACGCCGCCAAATTCCCAGGGCACAAAAACCTACTCGCACTCAAACTATTTCACAGCCACGCCTCTCAGTAAATCTGAGTTGATCGACCCGGGATTGACAATTCGCCAAGATGGAAATGCCTTCACTGTCACGGCTGAGAAGGGTGTCAGTGCATTTACGTGGATCGCGTTAGACCCGAGCGACGCCGGTGCTATTGTCACTTTTGATGATAATGGGTTTTGGCTGCGACAAGGGCAGAGTAAGACAGTTGGATATAGTGTTCGTGGAGCAAGCGCTGGCTGGGAGAGTCGCGTCACTGTACAGAGCATCTGGAACGATACGCTTTCTTCTTAG
- a CDS encoding endoribonuclease l-PSP domain-containing protein codes for MSNNPKFSAYPGFGDHAFKLYGYSQAVRIGSRVDISGQGGWDPNSEDVVISADIKEEIDQAFRNVDLTLKNAGSKGLSQAVQIRSYHTNLGDEVIAHMTENFKKWIPDHKPIWTAIGVTKLGLPGMRVEIEAVAHDPQEA; via the exons ATGTCTAACAATCCAAAGTTCTCTGCTTACCCTGGATTTGGAGACCACGCATTTAAGCTGTATGGGTATAGCCAGGCTGTCCGAATTGGCAGCCGTGTCGACATTAGCGGTCAAG GTGGATGGGATCCCAATTCGGAAGATGTCGTAATCTCGGCGGATATCAAGGAAGAGATTGATCAAGCATTTCGAAATGTTGATCTGACGCTGAAAAATGCAGGCAGCAAGGGGCTTTCTCAGGCCGTTCAAATCAGGTCGTACCATACCAACCTTGGAGACGAAGTTATCGCCCATATGACGGAGAATTTCAAGAAGTGGATTCCGGACCATAAACCAATCTGGACCGCCATCGGTGTGACCAAGCTGGGACTGCCTGGTATGCGCGTGGAGATCGAAGCCGTTGCTCACGACCCGCAAGAAGCATAG
- a CDS encoding subtilase family domain-containing protein — protein MLLLQSLLLPLAAVLVAGAQEKAGGAFIIELDEKTTTLDAFTESARGINYTVRRTFNTSGVFTGISVDVSDGSDLEAVKSSFSAIPGVIGIADIVQYELPPIKSSSIASPEDLSALTKRGEFSSIARREETTEDLGFTLRMGGVDKAHAAGFKGKGVKIAFVDTGIYYKHPALGGGFGPGYKVAGGYSFITDAGVLAESSDPYSDCSQSDHATHVAGILGMDPLELPDGFPVTGVAPEASLYAYRIFGCSGTGGERPGGSSDLVLAAMLKAMDDGVDVISMSLSLPEGMVGSLPTYDPVASAAQQIKDAGIAIVVAMGNDASQSQNADNLYHETLPSELTSIISVGSVANSNFPLIYTAADEFGAEIHYSSIYPISAPPAGLDVYFLTGSSCGSFDWPTIFKDIQTSGNLSTTIIALSVSGNCPLTDIVTNPFYKDYEDVFYSNYVKAGGYKKYKLLFHNSTYINPPMSMGGMVDGYSNWGPLRRTFELKPQIVAPGGHILSTFPESIGSYGVISGTSMATPYIAGCYALVKAQFPQLSVDEILVSLQTTARPTPWIWNTSILATTAQQGAGLVNVYDAITSATHISLGQLAVTDNNRTSFGLVNFTVQNSGETAQTYNLAHRPAGYVYERVGYPEVNQLPSFGTVEFASPTFELGPGETKEISLRLTPPSLAVSIARLPLFSGYIDIVPENGVNVSIPYIGPAYSPYNMDYIFFLAATTTSPGLPWLSFPDKSGNSNYNDGFSAVQLSASYAFSLSVQGWTTLLRADIVPANTTLTARVNAVNFTVPANYTYLPSTNELNSTLFGKPSYGSIWITKGLWQPSSSVYIQGKNFTVTTDSGANVTLGSGDYRWFFSVLRWGGDETQSEDYDTYLGPIVRLLD, from the exons ATGCTCCTCCTACAATCACTTTTACTTCCTCTGGCGGCCGTCCTGGTGGCGGGGGCCCAAGAAAAAGCCGGAGGAGCCTTCATCATCGAGCTGGATGAGAAGACAACGACTCTTGATGCATTTACCGAGAGTGCCCGTGGTATCAACTATACCGTCCGCCGCACCTTCAACACGAGCGGAGTTTTTACTGGAATATCCGTCGATGTATCTGATGGAAGTGATTTGGAAGCTGTAAAGTCGAGCTTTTCAGCAATTCCAGGCGTTATTGGCATTGCAGATATCGTCCAATATGAGCTACCACCGATTAAAAGCAGCTCGATAGCTTCTCCAGAAGACCTTTCAGCACTCACAAAGCGAGGAGAATTCTCATCGATTGCACGTCGGGAAGAAACTACCGAAGACTTGGGATTCACTCTCCGAATGGGCGGTGTTGACAAAGCTCATGCTGCGGGCTTCAAGGGAAAGGGTGTTAAGATTGCCTTTGTTGATACTGGCATTTATTATAAGCATCCAGCTCTCGGCGGAGGTTTCGGTCCTGGTTACAAGGTTGCCGGGGGCTACTCTTTTATTACAGACGCGGGAGTCTTGGCTGAAAGCAGCGACCCGTACTCTGATTGTTCCCAGTCAGATCATGCGACGCATGTAGCAG GAATCTTGGGCATGGACCCATTGGAACTTCCTGACGGCTTCCCCGTAACTGGCGTAGCCCCTGAAGCATCTTTGTATGCCTATCGCATCTTCGGTTGCAGTGGTACAGGAGGAGAGCGACCAGGTGGCTCGAGTGACCTTGTTTTGGCGGCAATGCTCAAAGCCATGgatgacggcgttgatgtTATCAGCatgtctttgtctcttcctGAGGGAATGGTTGGGTCATTGCCAACATATGACCCTGTAGCAAGTGCCGCGCAACAGATCAAAGACGCTGGCATTGCTATTGTTGTCGCCATGGGAAATGATGCATCCCAGTCACAGAACGCAGACAACCTCTATCATGAGACACTCCCCAGTGAACTAACAAGCATTATTTCGGTTGGCTCAGTTGCTAACTCGAACTTCCCACTCATCTATACAGCGGCAGATGAATTCGGTGCAGAGATCCATTATTCATCAATATATCCTATTTCGGCTCCTCCCGCTGGACTTGACGTGTACTTCCTAACGGGTAGCTCATGTGGGTCGTTCGATTGGCCTACAATATTTAAGGATATTCAGACATCAGGGAACCTCAGCACTACCATCATCGCTCTAAGTGTTTCAGGCAACTGTCCGTTGACAGACATCGT cacaaaTCCCTTTTATAAAGACTACGAGG ATGTGTTTTACAGCAACTACGTTAAGGCTGGAGGATATAAGAAGTACAAGTTACTTTTTCATAACTCGACTTACATCAACCCTCCAATGAGCATGGGTGGAATGGTGGATGGATATAGCAACTGGGGACCGCTTAGGCGTACATTTGAGCTCAAGCCACAGATCGTGGCTCCCGGTGGCCACATCCTTTCCACATTCCCAGAGAGTATTGGCAGCTACGGCGTCATCTCTGGAACGTCTATGGCAACACCATATATCGCCGGCTGTTATGCACTAGTCAAGGCCCAGTTCCCTCAATTATCTGTTGACGAGATCTTGGTTTCTTTGCAGACTACAGCTAGACCGACTCCCTGGATATGGAACACAAGCATATTGGCAACCACCGCTCAGCAGGGAGCTGGCCTAGTCAATGTTTACGATGCCATCACATCAGCAACACATATTTCTCTTGGACAGCTGGCCGTTACAGACAACAACCGCACTTCGTTCGGTTTAGTCAATTTCACTGTCCAAAATAGTGGGGAAACCGCTCAAACATATAATCTCGCCCATCGCCCAGCAGGATATGTGTATGAGAGAGTTGGCTATCCCGAGGTGAACCAACTTCCTAGTTTTGGAACAGTAGAGTTTGCAAGCCCTACCTTCGAGCTAGGACCTGGTGAGACAAAAGAGATCTCTCTGCGCCTGACTCCTCCAAGTCTCGCCGTCAGCATAGCCCGGTTGCCCCTCTTCTCGGGCTATATTGATATAGTCCCAGAGAATGGGGTGAATGTCAGCATTCCATACATTGGTCCGGCCTACTCGCCGTATAACATGGACTACATATTTTTCCTGGCAGCCACAACCACGTCCCCCGGCCTTCCCTGGCTGTCATTCCCAGACAAAAGTGGTAACAGCAATTACAATGATGGCTTTTCTGCTGTACAATTGTCCGCGTCATATGCTTTTAGCCTATCCGTCCAGGGATGGACGACACTTTTGAGAGCTGATATTGTTCCAGCAAACACCACCCTTACAGCACGCGTCAACGCTGTCAACTTCACTGTCCCTGCCAATTATACATACCTTCCCTCTACCAATGAGCTTAACTCGACTCTGTTTGGCAAGCCAAGCTACGGTAGCATCTGGATAACTAAAGGGCTTTGGCAACCATCGAGCAGTGTATATATCCAAGGCAAGAATTTCACGGTAACAACCGATAGCGGTGCAAATGTTACACTTGGCTCCGGTGACTACCGGTGGTTCTTCAGCGTGTTGAGATGGGGTGGCGACGAGACTCAGTCCGAGGATTATGACACTTATCTGGGCCCCATTGTTCGATTGCTTGATTAA
- a CDS encoding alpha/beta hydrolase family domain-containing protein, giving the protein MTSDNISNGTIVLIHGLWMTPLSWEYWIDHLTSKGYTVLAPGWPGVDDRTPQQIRDDPKPMANKSIDEICNHYTDIITRLPEPPIIIGHSFGGLFAQILLSRGLGSVGIAICPANPAGVFALPLSTVRATLPVLSNPFDYESTVKISESEFRYCFGNTVSEEESKALYDRYSIPSIAHVLWQGAIGGIVHPKGVLHVSFDKSDRAPLLLVSGSKDHVVPPQTVKKELKAYQKGSGFVEYKEFEGRSHGIVNEKGWEEVLEYALEFVKRSKSLP; this is encoded by the exons ATGACCAGTGACAATATCTCAAATGGCACCATTGTGCTCATCCACGGTCTTTGGATGACCCCCCTCTCCTGGGAGTATTGGATCGATCATCTCACAAGCAAAGGGTACACAGTTCTTGCCCCAGGCTGGCCCGGTGTCGACGACCGGACACCACAACAAATCCGTGATGACCCAAAGCCAATGGCAAACAAGAGTATCGATGAAATCTGCAACCATTACACGGATATTATTACACGTCTGCCAGAACCGCCTATCATCATCGGCCATAGCTTTGGCGGACTATTTGCGCAGATACTTCTCTCTCGCGGCCTTGGATCTGTCGGTATCGCCATCTGTCCAGCTAACCCAGCCGGCGTTTTTGCACTGCCTCTCAGCACGGTGAGGGCCACTCTGCCAGTGCTATCTAATCCCTTTGACTATGAAAGCACCGTCAAAATCTCGGAGTCGGAATTTCGCTATTGTTTTGGAAATACGGTgtcagaagaagagagcaaagcTTTGTATGACAGGTACTCCATTCCTAGCATTGCCCACGTACTCTGGCAAGGCGCCATCGGTGGTATCGTGCATCCAAAGGGAGTGTTGCACGTGAGCTTTGACAAAAGTGATCGTGCGCCATTACTCCTGGTTTCAGGCTCGAAGGATCATGTTGTGCCACCACAAACGGTGAAGAAAGAGCTCAAGGCATACCAGAAAGGGAGTGGATTTGTTGAGTACAAAGAATTCGAAGGCCGCTCG CATGGTATTGTCAATGAGAAAGGATGGGAAGAAGTGCTGGAATACGCTTTGGAGTTTGTGAAGAGGAGTAAGTCGTTGCCTTGA